In the Haloferula helveola genome, one interval contains:
- a CDS encoding SAM-dependent methyltransferase, which produces MFPWSAPPEPLRFDRFMAAALHDPSQGYYARRIRDVGARGDFSTTATLSPALGTAIADWAVGAMAATDCRDLIELGPGSGELASTVLRNLPWHRRLRIRLHLVESSAPLRKLQQERLGSRVRFHETAAEALAACDGKACLYSNEFADAFPVRRFRREKEGWHECHLLPGEELWRATERLPDSTLFERSFPVGQIIEVAEAYHDWLDESLARWKAGRMLTIDYGSQVADLYRRQPGGSVRAYFHHQHLTGAEAFARPGHQDLTADVNFSDLARWSSPYARQLRLITQREFLLPHIRPNEAADRHSVDEHGAGHAFLVSELEALT; this is translated from the coding sequence ATGTTCCCTTGGTCCGCCCCCCCCGAACCGCTGCGCTTCGACCGGTTCATGGCGGCCGCGCTGCACGATCCTTCGCAGGGATACTACGCCCGACGTATCCGCGATGTGGGCGCCCGGGGTGACTTCTCCACCACCGCCACCCTGTCGCCGGCCCTTGGAACCGCCATCGCCGACTGGGCGGTCGGCGCTATGGCCGCCACCGACTGCCGCGATCTGATCGAACTCGGCCCGGGGTCCGGGGAACTGGCCTCGACCGTTCTCCGGAACCTGCCGTGGCACCGCCGCTTGCGGATTCGGCTTCATCTGGTCGAATCCTCGGCCCCGCTCCGCAAACTCCAGCAAGAGCGACTCGGCAGCCGGGTCCGGTTTCACGAGACGGCTGCCGAGGCTCTGGCGGCATGCGATGGCAAGGCCTGCCTCTACTCGAACGAGTTCGCCGACGCTTTCCCGGTCCGGCGCTTCCGCAGGGAGAAAGAAGGATGGCACGAGTGCCACCTCCTCCCCGGCGAGGAACTGTGGAGGGCGACCGAGCGCCTTCCGGACTCCACTCTGTTCGAACGCAGTTTCCCGGTAGGCCAGATCATTGAGGTCGCCGAGGCCTACCACGATTGGCTCGACGAGTCGCTCGCCCGGTGGAAGGCCGGCCGAATGCTGACCATCGACTACGGATCTCAAGTCGCGGACCTCTACCGTCGGCAACCCGGAGGCAGCGTCCGGGCCTACTTCCACCACCAGCATCTGACCGGTGCCGAAGCCTTCGCCCGCCCCGGACATCAGGACCTCACAGCCGATGTGAACTTCAGCGATCTCGCCCGCTGGTCGTCACCCTATGCCCGCCAACTCAGACTGATCACGCAGCGAGAATTCCTCCTCCCCCATATCCGTCCGAACGAGGCCGCGGACCGTCACTCCGTCGACGAACACGGAGCCGGCCACGCATTTCTCGTCAGCGAACTCGAAGCCCTCACTTGA
- a CDS encoding NYN domain-containing protein, with translation MERLLVVDGHSAVFAIDELRELHHGPRRHMARLELVRRLRDLGDRSGWKVVVVFDGRRTERNFEGGTEDGILVVYSKGTETADTVVERIAARFAEKGDEVRVASNDRMVLTTALAFGAHGIRIEALEQWMADAQGEWEIG, from the coding sequence ATGGAACGCTTGCTGGTGGTCGACGGGCACAGTGCCGTCTTCGCGATCGACGAACTGCGGGAGCTGCACCACGGACCGCGCCGGCACATGGCGCGGCTCGAGTTGGTGCGGCGTCTGCGCGATCTTGGTGACCGTAGCGGCTGGAAGGTGGTCGTGGTGTTCGACGGCCGACGGACCGAGCGGAATTTCGAGGGCGGGACGGAAGACGGGATCCTCGTGGTCTATTCCAAGGGCACCGAGACCGCTGACACGGTGGTCGAGCGGATCGCCGCGCGCTTTGCCGAGAAGGGTGACGAGGTGCGGGTGGCGAGCAATGACCGGATGGTGTTGACTACGGCACTCGCTTTCGGCGCACACGGAATCCGAATCGAGGCGCTGGAGCAGTGGATGGCCGACGCGCAGGGCGAGTGGGAGATTGGCTGA
- a CDS encoding class I SAM-dependent rRNA methyltransferase — protein MPGLVIAPRARIFHGHEWVYGTEVKKTFGDPQPGDVVTLKDFRDRQLGSAIYNPNSQIIARRFSRRRQDLDADFFVRRIRQALELRQSRGIDDTLCRVVWSESDGIPGLIVDRYGPHLVVQVLTLAMHQRLDLIRSALNEVLSPECIILRNDAPVLKPEGLETEIRILDGELSGPTVAVANGLEYEIDLLDGQKTGLYLDQLASHTEVARLAKGKRVLDCFTNQGGFALACAKAGAAKVTAVDISSTACESARRNAERNGLDIEVLEHNVFDFLKHASPEYDLIILDPPSFTRNKKTLKDAMRGYKEIHLRSLKLLDKRGILSTFCCSHHAGRELFLSNLVEASVDAKKTIRMVAEHSQRDDHPILPALPETHYLKGFTVEVIPSR, from the coding sequence ATGCCCGGACTCGTCATCGCTCCCCGCGCCCGCATCTTCCACGGCCACGAATGGGTCTACGGCACCGAGGTGAAGAAGACCTTCGGCGATCCGCAGCCGGGCGATGTCGTCACGCTCAAGGATTTCCGCGACCGGCAGCTCGGCAGCGCGATCTACAACCCGAACTCGCAGATCATCGCCCGACGCTTTTCACGCCGACGCCAGGATCTCGATGCGGACTTCTTCGTGCGCCGGATCCGTCAGGCGCTCGAGCTGCGACAGTCGCGCGGGATCGACGACACCCTGTGCCGCGTCGTGTGGAGCGAGTCGGACGGCATTCCCGGATTGATCGTCGACCGCTACGGCCCGCATCTGGTCGTGCAGGTGCTGACCCTCGCCATGCACCAGCGCCTCGACCTGATCCGGAGCGCGCTGAATGAAGTTCTTTCGCCGGAGTGCATCATCCTTCGCAACGACGCGCCGGTGCTGAAGCCGGAGGGGCTCGAAACCGAAATCCGGATTCTCGATGGCGAACTTTCCGGACCGACGGTGGCGGTGGCGAACGGGCTGGAGTATGAGATCGACCTGCTCGACGGCCAGAAGACCGGCCTTTATCTCGACCAGCTCGCGAGCCACACCGAGGTCGCCCGGTTGGCCAAAGGCAAGCGGGTGCTCGACTGCTTCACCAATCAGGGCGGCTTCGCCCTTGCCTGTGCCAAGGCTGGCGCGGCGAAGGTCACCGCGGTCGACATCTCCTCGACCGCCTGCGAGTCGGCCCGCCGGAATGCCGAGCGCAACGGGTTGGACATCGAGGTCCTCGAACACAACGTCTTCGACTTCCTCAAACACGCGAGTCCGGAATACGACCTGATCATCCTCGATCCTCCGAGCTTCACCCGGAACAAGAAGACCCTGAAGGACGCCATGCGCGGGTACAAGGAGATCCACCTGCGTTCCCTCAAGCTCCTCGACAAGCGTGGCATCCTGTCGACCTTCTGCTGCTCCCACCACGCCGGGCGCGAGCTGTTCCTGTCGAACCTCGTCGAGGCGTCGGTCGACGCGAAGAAGACGATCCGCATGGTCGCCGAACATTCCCAGCGCGACGACCACCCGATCCTTCCGGCACTGCCCGAGACCCACTACCTCAAGGGTTTCACGGTCGAGGTGATTCCCAGCCGATGA
- a CDS encoding L,D-transpeptidase family protein has product MKILALFLLTAIAALGNLTSGSSQCVVGISEGWNSSHVTLTAYEKKGGKWVKALGPWPGRLGKSGLVWGAGIHPLPQGATTKKEGDWKAPGGVFHIGGAWGYDAQIKKHPKLFYRKITTRDLWVEDSSSSSYNRHLILDHEPATAWEKKQQMRQNDPAHSLKLFIAHNAAPKIQPGAGSAIFFHIWRGGGSKPTAGCTTVSEERLRSLIAWIDPDKKPLYVLLPKAEYGKYRSDWGLP; this is encoded by the coding sequence ATGAAGATTCTCGCCCTCTTCCTGCTTACTGCGATCGCGGCACTCGGCAACCTGACCTCCGGCTCATCCCAATGCGTGGTCGGGATCAGCGAGGGTTGGAACTCGTCCCACGTCACGCTGACCGCCTACGAAAAGAAAGGAGGCAAGTGGGTGAAGGCCCTCGGACCGTGGCCGGGACGCCTTGGCAAATCCGGACTGGTCTGGGGCGCGGGCATCCACCCGCTGCCGCAAGGCGCAACCACCAAGAAGGAGGGCGACTGGAAAGCGCCCGGGGGCGTCTTCCACATCGGCGGGGCATGGGGCTACGATGCGCAGATCAAGAAGCACCCGAAGCTCTTCTATCGCAAGATCACCACCCGGGACCTGTGGGTCGAGGACTCGTCATCTTCGAGCTATAACCGGCACCTGATTCTCGACCACGAGCCCGCGACCGCATGGGAGAAGAAGCAGCAGATGCGGCAGAACGACCCGGCCCACTCGCTCAAGCTTTTCATCGCGCACAATGCCGCTCCCAAGATCCAGCCGGGTGCCGGAAGCGCGATCTTCTTCCACATCTGGCGCGGCGGCGGCTCGAAACCGACCGCCGGTTGCACCACCGTTTCCGAAGAACGCCTTCGCTCGCTCATCGCATGGATCGACCCGGACAAGAAGCCGCTCTACGTCCTGCTCCCGAAGGCGGAATACGGCAAGTATCGTAGCGACTGGGGGTTGCCGTAA
- a CDS encoding sugar phosphate isomerase/epimerase family protein, producing MIPLRWIPAAALVILGTVMAKDREGFDPGFYAFENGVKFPSVAEGAHAMKEMGYAGVGSVHPNVLGSFLKEFDAAGLRVFSIYVGAQVGEGAETEFPAISKAVSQLKGRDALVELFVRKGKATTDAHAVAFVRKVAAEAKEAGLKVVLYPHSGFYVETVDDAVRIAKATGAENIGVAFNLCHFLKVEPESDLRATLDKAGPLLWSVSTCGAEAGGSDWRALIQPLDRGDFDQAGLLRHLREIGYRGDVGLQCYGLKEPSTAHLPKSLDAWKRIRASVAE from the coding sequence ATGATCCCACTTCGATGGATTCCGGCTGCGGCGCTCGTGATATTGGGAACGGTCATGGCGAAGGATCGGGAGGGTTTCGATCCCGGGTTCTATGCCTTTGAAAACGGAGTGAAGTTCCCGTCCGTCGCCGAGGGTGCCCACGCGATGAAGGAAATGGGCTACGCCGGAGTCGGCTCGGTCCATCCGAATGTGCTCGGCAGTTTCCTGAAGGAGTTCGATGCGGCCGGCCTGCGGGTATTCAGCATCTACGTCGGTGCTCAGGTTGGCGAAGGTGCCGAGACCGAGTTTCCGGCCATCTCGAAGGCCGTTTCACAACTGAAAGGGCGTGATGCGTTGGTGGAGCTGTTTGTCCGGAAAGGGAAAGCAACGACCGACGCCCACGCGGTGGCGTTCGTGCGAAAGGTCGCGGCCGAGGCGAAGGAGGCCGGCCTGAAGGTCGTTTTGTATCCCCATTCCGGCTTCTACGTCGAAACGGTCGACGATGCGGTGCGGATCGCGAAGGCGACCGGAGCCGAAAACATCGGAGTGGCCTTCAATCTCTGCCATTTCCTCAAGGTCGAGCCCGAGAGCGACCTCAGGGCGACGCTGGATAAGGCCGGCCCGCTGCTGTGGAGCGTGAGCACCTGCGGGGCCGAAGCGGGCGGTTCGGACTGGCGCGCCCTGATCCAGCCGCTGGATCGGGGGGATTTCGATCAGGCCGGTTTGCTCCGCCATTTGCGCGAGATTGGCTACCGGGGAGACGTCGGGCTGCAGTGCTACGGGCTGAAGGAGCCTTCCACCGCCCATCTCCCGAAATCGCTCGATGCGTGGAAGAGGATCCGTGCTTCCGTGGCCGAGTAG
- a CDS encoding PF20097 family protein — MSDDPYTSPASDPLPDTMDDCPGCGARLIRGNVDGTLRWLPDDASSMQKFIGGKRVAGPPPLSISIGARKQEAKHCPSCGVTIIFPDR; from the coding sequence ATGAGCGATGATCCCTACACCAGTCCGGCAAGCGATCCGCTGCCGGACACCATGGACGACTGTCCCGGATGCGGTGCCCGCCTGATCCGCGGCAACGTCGACGGCACTCTCCGCTGGTTGCCCGACGACGCGAGCTCGATGCAGAAGTTCATCGGCGGCAAGCGGGTCGCCGGACCACCACCCCTCAGCATTTCGATCGGCGCCCGGAAGCAGGAGGCCAAACACTGCCCCAGCTGCGGAGTGACGATCATCTTCCCGGACCGCTGA
- a CDS encoding TPM domain-containing protein, translated as MLCPYCRGPLRENSPECPACRLNLERAAKLLGPLPRIDPAVSDDTDALLPAEKKSLRKRIDKIEYRFPQVRVQVVFRHFPDEHPLSLHTFWLFNLVGFGSETEKGSENRAVLLVIDPVRHDASLMVGYGLEPFLSDEELDDVLGMAESAWQSKDWAGGVDVIFDALEALLERGAKRVAFAFGLSPRLGSGRGKK; from the coding sequence ATGCTCTGCCCGTACTGCCGAGGACCACTCCGGGAAAACAGCCCGGAGTGCCCGGCGTGTCGGCTCAACCTCGAGCGGGCGGCGAAGCTCCTCGGCCCCCTGCCCCGGATCGACCCCGCGGTCAGCGACGATACGGACGCGCTCTTGCCGGCCGAGAAGAAGTCGCTGCGGAAACGCATCGATAAGATCGAATACCGTTTCCCGCAGGTCCGGGTGCAGGTCGTCTTCCGCCACTTTCCTGACGAGCACCCGCTGTCCTTGCACACCTTCTGGCTCTTCAATCTGGTCGGCTTCGGTAGCGAAACCGAGAAGGGATCGGAGAACCGTGCGGTGCTGTTGGTCATCGACCCGGTCCGCCACGATGCCTCACTGATGGTCGGCTACGGACTTGAACCTTTCCTCTCCGACGAGGAACTCGATGACGTTCTCGGCATGGCGGAGTCCGCATGGCAATCGAAAGACTGGGCCGGCGGCGTCGATGTGATCTTCGACGCGCTCGAAGCCCTGCTCGAGCGCGGAGCGAAGCGCGTCGCGTTTGCCTTCGGCCTCTCCCCTCGTCTGGGATCCGGGCGGGGTAAGAAATAG